The DNA region ttaattctttttccattgaaaataaaaattatttaattaaaaatatttttctttttcaaatacaatggccggccacctcaagcctcAAATCaatgaaagttttaattaaaacaagaattaaaacttcctaatttgtttccggaaatttataaaaatttctccaataatttaatcccttcatgattggtttataaaaaggaaatttaataaattaaaatctttcttttaaacatatggataagaagaaaattatctctaaaaattaaaatctcttttaatttacaaataaggaaagatatcaaatcttttcttaatcttttgtagaaactaataaaagagaattattaattttttaaactttcttttaaatcatgaacatggttaaaaaggaaagtttttaccaaaattaaaatcaatcttttaatctacaaataaggaaagagatttagctcttctcttaatcttttgtagaatcttataaaaggaaagatttaaatttttaaactctcttataaaacatgttatccacataagaaaaattttaaaaaataaaaatcctttttattttaatttgggccggccacaccaagcttgaacccaagctagggtcggccaccttgaagaacccatgaaccaaactttggccgaccctagtttggtctccaagctagcttggccggccccttatgggatgggtaagaaggtgggtatagtactctataattaagaggctacgatagggactgagaggaggaattagttttggtctcccgataaaattaagcatcccgtgttcgccccgaaaacacaacttaattttatcaataataattcattccactagagaactattattgaactaccgcaccaatcccaaattacattttgggctccttcttattatgagtgtgtcagtctccctgtgtttaagataacaaatgtccactaattaagtaagttactgacaactcacttaattaatatctagctccaagagtagttccactcaaccttattgtcatgtcggactaagtccacctgcagggtttaacatgacaatccttatgagctcctcttggggacattctcaacctagattactaggacacagtttccttctataatcaacaacacacactataaatgatatcatttcccaacctatcgggcttattgattcatcgaactaaatctcacccattgataaattaaagaaataaatatcaaatatatgtgcttgttattatattaggattaagagcacacacttccataataactgaggtctttgttcctttataaagtcagtataaaagaaacgacctctaatggtcctactcaatacactctgagtgtactagtgtaattatatagttaagataaactaatacttaattacactacgaccttccaatggtttgttcctttccatcatggtcgtgagctactgtttataatttataaggtactgataacatgatcctctgtgtgtgacaccacacaccatgttatctacaatataaattaattgaacaactacacttatcataaatgtagacatctgaccaatgtgattcttatttctagataaatgtttataccaaaagctaggcttttagtatacattctaacatggGGCTCCCGCCGTGACTTGGTGCTCATTCGGCTTCTTCCTTAGACATTTCTTAGGCGCATAATGTCCAGTTGGCTGACCCTCCCATCTGACTGAATGGGCTTGCGTGAGCCTATCTACACCTCTTGAGTGGTGACTCTGATCGAACGGGCTTGCACATATGCCACGCTAAGAAGATTGCTAAGTCTACCTCTAACATGACTTGGACTTGGGCAGCACCACACACACTGCCGTATTTGCTACTTGACATGTTTTGCGCACATGTCACGCTTGCTTGTTTGCCAAATCTGACTCCTACATGACTTGGGGCTTGGATAGTGCCCTGCGTACTGTCGTAATCCTTCCCATTGATTGGCATGTCTTGCGTACATGCTCAGTTTGGATAATTGTCAAGTTTATGTCCTGCATGATTTGGACTTGGGCAACACCCCACGCACTGCTTGAATCTATTTCTTGTCATGTCTTGCACACATACATGTCCGGATAATTGCCAAATCTGCCCTTGCATGACTTGGGCTTACAACAGCACCCGTGCGTGGTCACAAACACCACTTAGGTTGTGGCATTCCCTACACATCTTTCCAATAGATTGGATGTTTGCCAAGTCTACCTCCTACATAACCTGGGCTTGAGTAGCACCCCAAGCACTGccatatgttagagtgtatactaaaagcttagcttttgtaaatatttatttttgaaataaataatcacattggtaaaaaatatctacatttatgttaagtgtagttgttcaattaatttatattgtagataacatggtgtgtgtggtgtcacacacagaagatcatgttatcagttctttataaattataaacaattgctcacgactaagatggaaaggaacaaactgttggaatagtcgtagtgtaattaggtattagtttatcttgactaataaattacactagtacactctaagtgtattgagtaggactatttaaggtaagttctttttatactgacttaataaaagatcaagaccttagttattatggaagtgtgtgctcttaatcctaatataatgacaaacacatatatttagtatttatttttttgacttatcaaagggtgagatttagcttgataaattaataggcccgataagttgagaaatgatattacttatagtgtgtgttgttgattataaaaggaaattgtgtcctagtaatctaggttgataatttccccaagagaagctcataaggattgtcatgttaaaccctgcaggtggacttagtccgacatgacgataaggttgagtcgtactactcttggactaagatattaattaaatgagttgtcagtaattcattaaattaatggacattcgatatcttaaacacagggagattaacacactcatgataagaaggagcccataatgtaatttgggattggtgcggtagtgcaataataactctctagtggaatgagttattgttgatgaacttgagttgtgtgttcggggcgaacacgagatactcaaaCTCGTttggaggccaaaaccaatttctcctctaggttcctgtcgtagcctcattaatgcctcatatccacccatgaaaagcttatcttggtgtccaagagggggccgacccaaggcttggtgactaagccaagggtcggccactactttctcaaagggggccggccataagCAATAtgaagggggccgaccacataattcaaagtatgaggggtgttttgaatttttaaaatcttctttttgtagataTTTACAAGTtttgaaagagagattttaaaattataaaactttccttatttgaattaggtcacatgatttaaaagaaagtttaaaagttttaaaactttccttttttaaccattctcatggttttttaaaaaagggcagttttaaatttgaaactttccttttttagtaactatgttaaaaaagaaattttaaatgagaagttttaaattttaaaacttgttttaaaatttttcttttttgaaacATCTacgttaggaaattaaaagagagcttgtaaaattttataagaactttccttctttggttataaaatttttacaaagtctttctttttttaagggccggccacccttgcttggtgtccaagcaaggggccgaccattgaatcaattaagaggagaaaaaaggaattaaaaaggaggaaaggaaaacaagaggaagattttaattttttgcaaaaatctttccttatttgctttgtgcaagtattataaaagaaggggaggagaggcctcatgaggtATCAATTCTTATTTttttgcttgtgctctctcttgtggccggccctctcccctttcctttccccttgctctcttttgtttcttggtggtggttgtggccaaatcttagagaaggaggaggagcttttgggtgatgttcatcttggatgatcgtcgctcacacgacgtccaagaggaggcgaggaattcggcagaagatcaaaaggtcattgtatacaaagaaatgtataactagtaattattttctgcatcatgctagttttttctttgtataaattctaaacacaagagacatatgattctaatttttcgaatttgtaattcgagtttgtattttttttatttttcgaatttgtgattcgattgttcattttggttaaacctagagttatataaggaaattaaatattagatttctttaaaaggctttgtctaggcggtggtggatgatcacatacccaagaaggactagtgcctcgccatgcagtcctagaagtcaattttggaaattaatatttaattgaatttataacatatgtggatttggatcaacaatgttaagcatcgtttgcgatccaagtctaaaccattaagaacagataagttaaatttggaatcaataatgttaagttccgtttgcgattcctaatttaatttctaaagaacacaataggttattaggaaaggttcgatacttgtataaaaattttgtacagtggaatctgtacgatcttcctaggactaaccaacaccataATTCTTCGCCGCTTCTAAGCATGCCTTGCGCGCATGCCTATCTCAGACATTTGTCAAGTCTGTCTCTTACAGGACTTGGGCTTGGACAATGACCCATGCATGCACTGCCACATCCTTGTCTTTGCTTGGCATGGTTTGCGTCCATGCCTAACTTGGATGATTGCCAAGTATACCTCCTATATGACTTAAACTTTGGATAGCACCCCGCGCGCGGTTAGAATCCTCGCCATTACTTAGCTTGCCTTGCGTACATGGTCAGCTCAGATATTTGTCAAGTATACCTTCTATATTACTTGGGATTAGGCAGCACCCTGCCACTACCGCATCTGCTGCTTAACATGTTACGCGTTCTATGCACATACCCAATAAACTAGATCAAGGAGCAGTAGTGCACAATCCTAATGTCTAGCGGAGCTACCAAATTAGGGGTGTACCACTTAGCTAAGTGGCAGCGAAGGATTGGGTTTTGTTATTTACTTCATCCGCTCCAAGCAGATCCATTTACGGACAAGAATATTTCAATTTTACTACGGGCTAAGCCTAAGCAGTAACGAAGGGTTGGGTTTTGTTATTAACAATCCGGTTGCAGCCGGTCCATTTACAGGCTCAGCGACCCGGTTCATTTACATAAACGCTTGATCGTATCTAAGGTTGTAAACGAATTAAGATACTCGTGAGCCACTTGTGATCTACTCCGTCAAAGTTTGACTCAAGTTTGATTTTAACCTAGCTCGAGTCGAGCTCGTGCCGACTCATTTAATATTCGAGCTGAGTTTGAGCTCCTTTGTCTCCAAAATCGTCTATCCCTGTGTCCCACTCGTCATCCCAATCCACCGTCGGCGGCCTCCGACCGTTGTTCCGTTCGGCACTATAACTCTTGGAAAAGGTGAAGCAGTTTTGTCATTGGCACGATTGGCGTCGAAATCCGGTAGAATTTGAGAGGGGCTCAGATCGATGGTGGAGAAAAGTTTGCTCAGATCCGGCCGGATTTTGACATTGCTCGTGCCGAAGGTGACCTCTTGGATTCACCTTCTCCAAGGATTATAATGCTGATCGAAACAGAGGTCGGAGCTCACCGGTGATGAGTTGAAGCGATGAGTAAGACATAGGGACAGAGGATCCGATctcttatttttaaatatttttttgagatttttttatgCGTATCATTGCTCGATaataaatattgaaaatttgaaatccacCAACAGTGTCAATCCACCATCAACTTTTCTCTCGTGCTATCAAAGTGATaccgattttaatttaaagttggcTGCTATGGTCATGCGGTCCGGAAGTATTACCTTCGCCATGCATAGTGTCTTATGCTCGTCGTGCCTTCCCGTGTACAACGCCCTGCAGGCTTCTCTACTTCTATTCAGTTTAAGGGTCATCTTAGATCGGGTTGATTTAATTATTAAGATAAAAATTATCTGGTCCTACTAAATCAgataatacaatattaaaatCTACATTTAGTCCTATATTCGACGGTTCTTATATATTAGATATCCCAGGGGCGTAGCCAGGATTCAAAGATACCTGGGGCTGACTAtaattgatataaaaaattaatcaattcaaaaatacaaataaaagtatgtgaatattattttttcaaaaacatgacataaaatatttaatattcagtACATtcaaaagcatagaataaaaatattattgaagTTGTGCTCTTCGATTTTTCTTAGAATCAAACtcattaattattatatcattatcaaTAGTTTCCGCTAACTCCCGTTCAATATAGATGACCATAGAATCTGTTAAAAACTCTTCTTCCATCTTGTTACGAAGAGCTGTTTTAACAAGTTTCATAGCTGAAAATGCTCGTTCCGTTGTTGCTGTAGAGACGGGAAGAGTTAAAACAAGACGAATCAACCTACCAATTAAATAATATACTGTATTCAATATATAAGTAAatgatataattataatatatataaactaataaatgagaaaaaaatacCTGTCAATCAAATTGTAACTTCCTGATTTGTTTGTTTCAATTAATCTTCGACATAATTCAGAAATAGTTGATAAATTCTGAAATATTTCATGGCCAACAATATCAATCTTATAGTGCTCCAATTGCATTCTCAAGTGGTGTAAATCTTGTGTATCAAAATCAAGAGGATAGAATTTCTTAGCAAGTCGATAGATGTGATCAACATTAAAAAGCTTaaagttttctttaggttccaaagcACAACTAAGCTTAAGAAGTTCCACTGCTTCATCCTTGAATCTACTATTAAGCTCTTCAACTTGAAAATCTATTGCAGCAGTAAATACATCAAATTGATAGTGATGCTCAACTGTGATTGAATCATTTTGTTGACAAGAACGACCTGTAGCAGATTTATAACGAGCTTCCATTTGAGGTATCTCAATGTCATACTTGGCACAAACTTCTTTCACATAAGTAAGTAGAATAGCAAATCCTTCTTCTCTCAAAGTCTGAAGCAAAgttttagtagttgaaacatagtCCATTGCATTTAAAATATCTAAAGATTTCTCTTGCAATGCTCGACAAAGCAGATTTGTTAACCCCATTATCTTTTGCATCAAAtgtaatatgaatatgaaatcaAAAGACTTCATCGCTATCAGCAAACCACTAGCTTCACCACGGATGGAGTTAGAGGACCCATCATACACCATGTTTTCTAATACGGTAATCACAGAACTATACATATCAATCATGTTACAAATTGAGTCAAAATTAGAACTCCAGCGAGTCTTTCCAGGCCgtagtaaatttctaatttgattacATCCTCTACTAGTATCACGTTCACCAATAGCTACCATATGCGCAACTTCATCTTTTTGAGCAGAAAGTAACTCAGCATGACGTTTAGGAGACGCATTAAAGAGATtacaaatggaattcaattttgaaaagaataaccaAATGGATACCTCTTTTTCAGCAGCTGCGGTTAATGCTAGTTGAAGTCGATGAGCGAAACAATGTACATAATATGCACATGAACAATCTTTCAAGAATAGAGCTTGTAATCCATTCCAAGAGCCACGCATATTGctagcaccatcatatccttgtccccgcatgttgtggatatgcaAGTCATAACAGCCAAGAGTatcagatatttttttcttaagtgTTGCAGCAGTTGTGTCAGTCACATGTACAATAGCAAAGAACCGCTCTCGTAAAAAACCATCAATATCCACAAATCTTAATACAATAGTCATCTGCTCTTTGTTAGATGTATCTCTTGCTTCATCAACTAAAATACAAAATTTTGCATCCCCGATTTCTTTACGAATCTTAGTTCTCACTTGATTGGCAAAAATATTCAAAATATCTTTCTGAATATCTGGTGAAGTATACTTTGCATTTTTTGGAGCTTTCTCTAAGACGATGTCCCCAATATTCTCATTCATTTTTCCCATAAATTTTATCATCTCAATAAAATTTCCACGATTATTAGAAGATGGAGATTCATCATGCCCTCTAAATGCGCATGCTTGTAAAGTAAGCCATCGAATGCTTTCAATAGTTGCTGTAAGCCGCAATCTGTTCTTCTGCTTTTCTTCTGAAAATTGTGCATTCATCATTTTATCAATATGATGAGGTATATTCATCAAATTATCAAGATGTTCCATAGCATTATTATGTGGTGAAGTATTGCATCCTATATGCATCAAAAATGCACATCTATCACCATCATTAACTCGCTTCCAATATTTGAATCCATCCGTCGTAAATGCAGGATTACGAGGATGCTTATGATCAAACAAGAAGCATGGAAAACAAAATGCAGCATCTTTTGAAGGAGAATActctaaccaagtaaattttttaaACCAATGACTTTGAAATCGTCGATTTTGACTTCCGAATTTGGTCGGTGGATACTCATTCTTAATAGGCTGATATGGCCCCATCTTAATATAAGCTCGTCTAATTTCATCCCTTTGATTAACAGGATATTTCCATATCGGAGTACGTAATCCTAGATCAGGTTCAAGAGAACTGATATCAATATCTGTTATAGGAGATTTGTTAGATTGTTGATCGCTTGAATTTGATATATCAATATTGGATGAAGAATTCCCTTGACTTGTCAATGTCTCCTCTTTTGCTTTAAAAAAAGAATTaatagtttttcttttcttcattcctTGAGTTTTCTGTATTAAAgtgaataaatatagaaattatcaTTATCCAATAATAAGAAAATATCCCTTAATAACAAATCAGATACAACATAATACGAAGTCATCTGTTGCTAATATCGAAACATTAATAACTAAAATAAccaagtatataaataaaagtaaCCAACTTAATGATCTAATCTATATGTCATCGAATCATTTTATCTAACCGATTAAACTAAGTATTACTTATAAATCAATTAAActgattaatatttaattatctaattaaattatctttaattaattaactaattaattaattaattaaaataaattcaattacCTGATTTGGCTGTAGTTCTTGGCAGTAAGATTGGGGCTTCACTTTCTCATCCCAAACATGTTCAGACTTGAAATATGTTACTCTATAGCAACCAAACAAAATTCCTGCAACAAATGATTTTAAATGATATATCGATTCTcgaataatttcatattcatcaaAGTATCTTTCTTGTACCTCAGTTCTAAAATCTTCCCTCAATACAATATGTATATCACGATCCCAAAGAGCCCAAAACAACCAATTTGCAAAACGCAATACAAGCAAATTCTGAGCAAATTCCTTTCCCAGATATTTTGCGCGTTTAGGGAGAAGGGAGGACGCGTACGAGATGGGACAAGGAAAGTGGCGTCGGTGCTGGCGTAGGTTGTCACGCGGCAAGTAGAGAGTTGTGTGTGTTGTAGTTGTGGGCCTGTGGCTGTGGCAACGTCGTTGTGGAGGCAGCGACGTGAGATGGAGCAGTCGTTGTGGGTCTATAGCAGCGTCGTTGTGGAGGCGGTATCATGAGATGAAGGAGTCGTTGTGGAGGCGGTATCGTGAGATGAAGCAGACGTTGGTGTTGCGGCAGCGGCGGCGGCGTGAGATGAAggtaaaaaaatagatttaatttGATGAAAGCATACTAGCATAgggctaaattttttttttttttgttttaattgggTGGGGCTGGAGCCCACCCTAGCCCAAGGGTGACTCCGCCCCTGAGATATCCGACGGGTTGTCAATTATTTGGATATTCGAccatatccaatgaaatataaaatataaatataaataaaataaaataaaatattttaaaatgataatagacattactcattatacGTTATAGCAGTTTAtcggcagtagctgctacaacgtgtagcaacttattaacagtagttgctacaagtaaGGATGTTCGCGGATCGGGTTACTTCGGTTATTGGAATAAAAAATTATCCGGCcatactagatcagataatgtaatATCAGGACCCTACATCCGGCTCTATATCTGGCGGATTATTTTTTTT from Zingiber officinale cultivar Zhangliang chromosome 4B, Zo_v1.1, whole genome shotgun sequence includes:
- the LOC121978631 gene encoding zinc finger MYM-type protein 1-like, whose product is MKLEMDSIYENQVWNLVDPLEGITPIGYKWIFKKKTDMDDNVITYKICLDSPPLVYNVHRSTVHAHGILFGCYRVTYFKSEHVWDEKVKPQSYCQELQPNQKTQGMKKRKTINSFFKAKEETLTSQGNSSSNIDISNSSDQQSNKSPITDIDISSLEPDLGLRTPIWKYPVNQRDEIRRAYIKMGPYQPIKNEYPPTKFGSQNRRFQSHWFKKFTWLEYSPSKDAAFCFPCFLFDHKHPRNPAFTTDGFKYWKRVNDGDRCAFLMHIGCNTSPHNNAMEHLDNLMNIPHHIDKMMNAQFSEEKQKNRLRLTATIESIRWLTLQACAFRGHDESPSSNNRGNFIEMIKFMGKMNENIGDIVLEKAPKNAKYTSPDIQKDILNIFANQVRTKIRKEIGDAKFCILVDEARDTSNKEQMTIVLRFVDIDGFLRERFFAIVHVTDTTAATLKKKISDTLGCYDLHIHNMRGQGYDGASNMRGSWNGLQALFLKDCSCAYYVHCFAHRLQLALTAAAEKEVSIWLFFSKLNSICNLFNASPKRHAELLSAQKDEVAHMVAIGERDTSRGCNQIRNLLRPGKTRWSSNFDSICNMIDMYSSVITVLENMVYDGSSNSIRGEASGLLIAMKSFDFIFILHLMQKIMGLTNLLCRALQEKSLDILNAMDYVSTTKTLLQTLREEGFAILLTYVKEVCAKYDIEIPQMEARYKSATGRSCQQNDSITVEHHYQFDVFTAAIDFQVEELNSRFKDEAVELLKLSCALEPKENFKLFNIYTT